AATACTGACACGATGATTATTGCCACTGTTAATCCACGTAAAAAACGCTATACCTTAATGTCTGTTCCTAGAGATACTATGGCTGAAATGGTTGGCGCAGAAAAATTTCAAATTGAAAAAATTAATGCGGCTTATCCATTAGGTGGTGCCAAGATGGCGATGTCCAGTGTTTCGCAGTTAGTTAACATTCCAATTAAGTATTATGCTTTAGTTAATATGAAAGGGATTATGCGGTTAATTCGAGATGTTGATGGGCTGGACATCAAGCCAACCCTTAGTTTTGAGTATGGCGGTTATATCTTTAAAAAAGGTCAACTAACCCATATGGGTGGCGGTGGTGCGCTTGCTTATTCGCGAATGCGCTATGATGATCCTGAGGGCGATTATGGTCGCCAGAAACGGCAGCGACAAATTATTACGGCTTTAATTCAAAAGTCCTTATCATTGAATACTTTACCTAAACTTGATTCCGTTTTAGAAGCAATTTCTGGTAATGTTAAAACTAATTTACCTTTTAAAGCATTAGAAGCAATTGCTTTTAATTATCGTTCATCGACTAAACATGTCAAAAATGATTATTTACATGGTCACAGCGCCATGGTTGATGATGCTGCCTACCAAATTCAATCTACTAAAGAATTACAGCGAGTTTCAGACTATTTAAGACAAGAACTGGGTCTGCCGCAAGAAACAGTTAATAATAATGAAACTCAGCAAAATAAACTGAATCAACAGCAGGGATTTAAGTTTAGTGATGCTGAAGCACAGAATTATCATATTTATCGTAATTCTAGCCAACAGTTGATAGAAAAGGATGATAATTAATGGCGCACTTTTGGGCTTTAATAATTGGATATTTATTTGGAAATTTGCTGTTTGCTATGTTGGTGGGCCGTTTTTGGTTGCATCAGGATCCGACTAAAGTTGGCTCAGGCAATCCCGGTACGGCTAATGTTGGTGCTGTTTTTGGCAAAAAATGGGGTATTATTACTTGCATTGGTGATGTTACTAAAAGTATCGCTGCTTTATTAATTGTGCATTATTTTTTACCAGGAAGACTAAATTTGCTGTATACTGGTTTAGGTTTAGTATTAGGTCATTGCTTTCCAATTTGGAATCATTTTCAGGGTGGTAAAGGTGTAACTATCGCTGCTATTTTGACTATTAGCTATGATCTAAAGGCTGGTGCTCTTAGCTTATTGGTTGCCCTACTACTGATGATTTGGCTAAAAAACCTAACTATCCCTCCATTAACCTTTATGTTATTGTTTACACTTTATGAGTTTACACAGTTCACACAAGCAGGGGTGGTTTTAGCGATAATTACTCTGGTCATGGGGTATAAGTTCAGGTTTGATTTACGTGACTTTTTTACAGGGCAGGCTAAACGTGTTGATGTTTTAACCACTGTTAAGAAAAAACTTGGTCAGTTAATGGAATAATCTTTGAGCAGTAATCTTTTAGTGAGGATGTATAACTAGAAAAATGAATAAAAATAAAAAAACTTCAAAAGCTTGGCAAATAATCTGCCTATTAGCTGCTACTTTTTTTATGTTGGTGCAGATGTACAACCTAAAAGGAGCCGCTGCTAGAACCTCATATTCGTTTATTAATTTTATGCCGAATATGTTGCATAATGCGACTTTGATAATTGTTCCGTTAGTTTTTGGTGCAGTTTATAGTAAAAAGAAGCAACGTCCTAGTGAAAGCTTTAAGTTTTGGCTGATGGCCATTGTAACTTTAATCATTTACTACGTCTTATTTTTTATTAAGTCACCAGAACGCTTCAATATGTGGCGTGTTTGGGGAATGTTATTTCCAATTATTACTAGTACTTCTGTCTTATTTGCTGGTCTATTTTTTAGTTTGCTGGCGCAACCTTATTTGTACGACTTACAGCATCGCCTAACTAAAAAACAAAATTTACTAATTTTGAGTTTGTTAACGGTCTTAGGCTTTTCTTTAAGTGCCGGTAATTTAACCTTTCAATACTCGCTTTATGGGCTTTATTTAATCTTGTTCTTTAGCTGGGGAATGTTCTTAGCTAATATAGAAATTCCTCGTAAGCTCTATTGGGCAGGACTAGTTACTGGCTTAGTGTCCTTTTTTGTGGTTTTAATTGGTGTGCCAGGCTTTGATGCGGTTTATTGGTCACAGATTATCTCTGGCAATGGCGGCGGTGATTGGAATCGGGAATTTTTA
This DNA window, taken from Lactobacillus sp. ESL0684, encodes the following:
- a CDS encoding LCP family protein — its product is MTHNDRHPDKTRVEIHAKDYHKKRRILGWVLGILTAGVLAVAIYSAYIYYQTKNAVDNTYDRHNQVQIKNDEFNGKNEFAVLLMGTDTGALDRKEKVGNTDTMIIATVNPRKKRYTLMSVPRDTMAEMVGAEKFQIEKINAAYPLGGAKMAMSSVSQLVNIPIKYYALVNMKGIMRLIRDVDGLDIKPTLSFEYGGYIFKKGQLTHMGGGGALAYSRMRYDDPEGDYGRQKRQRQIITALIQKSLSLNTLPKLDSVLEAISGNVKTNLPFKALEAIAFNYRSSTKHVKNDYLHGHSAMVDDAAYQIQSTKELQRVSDYLRQELGLPQETVNNNETQQNKLNQQQGFKFSDAEAQNYHIYRNSSQQLIEKDDN
- a CDS encoding glycerol-3-phosphate acyltransferase, encoding MAHFWALIIGYLFGNLLFAMLVGRFWLHQDPTKVGSGNPGTANVGAVFGKKWGIITCIGDVTKSIAALLIVHYFLPGRLNLLYTGLGLVLGHCFPIWNHFQGGKGVTIAAILTISYDLKAGALSLLVALLLMIWLKNLTIPPLTFMLLFTLYEFTQFTQAGVVLAIITLVMGYKFRFDLRDFFTGQAKRVDVLTTVKKKLGQLME